GCCGTGATCCTGAGCATCAACGACATCACCAGTCGCAAGCTGATCGAGCTGTCGCTGCTGGAGCGCGAAGGCTTCTGGTCGGACGTGGTGCGCACCGTGCCGGATCATCTGTACGTGCAGGATGTGATCAGCCAGCGGATGATTTTCAGCAACCACCACCTCGGCCAGACCCTCGGTTACAACCGCACCGAGCTGCACCAGATGGGCGAGTACTTCTGGGAAATTCTCCTGCACCCGGAAGACGCTGACTATTACCATCGCTCGCGGCAGATGCAGCGTCACGCCGGTTACAGCCAGTTGCTGCAATGTCAGTTGCGCTTCCGTCATCGCGACGGCAAGTGGCGGCGCTTCGATATCCGTGAACAGGCGCTGGCCCGGGACAAGCACGATCAGGTCACGCGGATCATCGGCGTGGCCAAGGACATCACCGAGCAGATCGAGGCCAGCGAATCCCTGCGCGACAGCGAACAGCGCTACCGGATGCTCGCCGAAAGCATCAGCGACGTAATTTTCTCCACCGACAGCAAGCTCTCGCTGAACTACGTCAGCCCGTCGGTGCAAGCCGTACTGGGTTATGACGCCGAATGGATTTTCCAGAACGGCTGGCAGTCGACCATCGCCAACCCGCAGCAACTGAGCGGCATCTATCACTTGATGGACCGGGTCAGCAAAGCCTTGGACAAGCCCGAGCAACTGGCAGTCCTGCGCAGTCAGGTGCAGACCCAGATGTTCCTGTTCGACTGCCTGCGCGCCGACGGCCGCAAGATTCCGATCGAACTGCGCCTGGTGCTGGTGTGGGACGAACACGGCGCCTTCGAAGGCGTGCTCGGGGTCGGTCGCGACATCAGCCAGCAACGTCGTGCCGAGAAAGATCTGCGCATGGCGGCCACGGTATTCGAGCACTCGACTTCGGCGATCCTGATCACCGACCCGGCCGGTTACATCGTCCAGGCCAACGAAGCGTTCAGTCGCGTCAGCGGTTACGCGGTGAGCGAAGTGCTCGACCAGTTGCCGAACATGCTCACCGTCGACGAACAGCAGGACGCGCACCTGCGCTACGTGCTCAAGCAATTGCATCAGCACAGCACCTGGGAAGGCGAAGTCTGGCTCAAGCGCCGCAACGGCGAGCACTACCCGGCGTGGGTCGGCATCACCGCGGTGCTCGACGATGAAGGCGACCTCGCCAGTTACGTGTGCTTCTTCAGTGACATCAGCGAGCGCAAGGCCAGCGAGCAGCGGATTCACCGCCTCGCCTACTACGACGCCCTGACCCACCTGCCGAACCGCACGCTGTTCCAGGATCGCCTGCACACTGCGCTGCAATCGGCCGACCGGCAGAAGTCGTGGGTGGTGCTGATGTTCCTCGACCTCGACCGTTTCAAACCGATCAACGACTCCCTCGGTCACGCCGCCGGCGACCGCATGCTCAAGGACATGGCCACCCGGCTGCTGGCCTGTGTCGACGATGACGACACCGTGGCGCGGATGGGCGGCGACGAATTTACTTTGCTGCTGCAACACCGCTCCAGCCGCGAGATGGCGCTGAACCGTGCGATCCATGTAGCCGAGCAGATTCTTGGCAGCCTGGTGCGGCCGTTCGTGCTGGAGGGACGCGAGTTCTTCGTCACCGCCAGTATCGGCATCGCCTTGAGTCCGCAGGACGGCAACGAACTCAGTCAGCTGATGAAGAACGCCGACACCGCGATGTACCACGCCAAGGAGCGCGGCAAAAACAACTTCCAGTTCTATCAGGCCGACATGAACGCCAGTGCGCTGGAGCGTCTGGAACTGGAAAGCGACCTGCGCCACGCCCTTGAGCAGAACGAATTCGTGCTGTATTACCAGCCGCAGTTCAGCGGCGATGGCAAACGCCTGACCGGCGCCGAAGCCCTGCTACGCTGGCGCCATCCGCGTCGCGGGCTGGTGCCGCCAGGGGATTTCATTCCGGTGCTCGAAGAACTCGGGCTGGTGGTGGACGTCGGCGACTGGGTGATCAGCGAGGCCTGTCGTCAGCTCAAGACCTGGCACCAGAGCCGCGTGCGCGTGCCGAAGGTCTCGGTGAACATTTCCGCCCGGCAGTTCTCCGACGGCCAGCTCGGCACGCGGATCGCCACCATCCTCAAGGAAACCGGCCTGCCGCCGGCGTGCCTGGAGCTGGAGCTGACCGAAAGTATCCTGATGCGCGAAGTCAGCGAAGCGATGCAGATCCTCGCCGGCCTGAAGAACCTCGGCCTGAGCATTGCGGTCGACGACTTCGGCACCGGTTACTCATCGCTGAACTACCTCAAGCAATTCCCGATCGACGTGCTGAAGATTGACCGCACCTTCGTCGACGGCCTGCCGTCCGGCGAGCAAGACGCGCAGATTGCCCGGGCGATCATCGCCATGGCCCACAGCCTCAATCTGGCGGTGATCGCCGAGGGTGTGGAAACCCACGAACAACTGGATTTCCTGCGCGAGCACGGTTGCGACGAGGTTCAGGGTTATCTGTTCGGGCGGCCGATGCCGGCCACCCGGTTCGAGGCGCAATTCAGCAATGATGCGCTGTTCATGTTCGACTGAGACTTTGTGGGGAAGCCATCGCCAGCAGGCTGGCTCCCACAAGGATTGATGCGGGTCAGGGAATTTGCAGGCTTTGGCGATTACTGTGGCAGCCAGCCTGCTGGCGATTTGGCCGGCACAAACACCGTATATCCGTGCATGAACGCCACTTGTCTGCGACATGATGTCGTTTCATATGCCATCCAAAACCCGATGGGTTAGAATGCCCCCCTTTTCTGCCCCCGATCCTTGAGGACCGCCATGTTCAGCCGTGATTTGACTATTGCCAAGTACGACGCCGATCTTTTTGCCGCCATGGAGCAAGAAGCCCAGCGCCAGGAAGAACACATCGAGCTGATCGCTTCGGAGAACTACACCAGCCCAGCGGTGATGGAAGCTCAAGGCTCGGTTCTGACCAACAAGTACGCCGAAGGCTACCCGGGTAAGCGCTACTACGGTGGTTGCGAGTACGTCGACGTTGTTGAACAGCTGGCCATCGACCGCGCCAAAGAGCTGTTCGGCGCCGATTACGCCAACGTTCAGCCACACGCCGGTTCGCAAGCCAACGCTGCTGTTTACCTGGCCCTGCTGTCGGCCGGTGACACCATCCTGGGCATGAGCCTGGCTCACGGCGGTCACCTGACCCACGGCGCCAGCGTTTCCTCCTCCGGCAAGCTGTACAACGCCATCCAGTACGGCATCGACGCCAACGGCCTGATCGACTACGACGAAGTCGAGCGTCTGGCGGTTGAGCACAAGCCGAAAATGATCGTGGCCGGTTTCTCTGCCTACTCGCAGATCCTGGACTTCCCGCGCTTCCGCGAAATCGCCGACAAGGTTGGCGCCTACCTGTTCGTCGACATGGCTCACGTGGCCGGTCTGGTCGCCGCTGGCGTCTACCCGAACCCGGTTCCATTCGCTGACGTCGTGACCACCACCACCCACAAGACCCTGCGCGGTCCACGTGGTGGCCTGATCCTGGCTCGCGCCAACGCCGACATCGAGAAGAAGCTGAACTCCGCCGTATTCCCGGGCGCTCAGGGTGGCCCGCTGGAGCACGTGATCGCGGCCAAAGCGATCTGCTTCAAGGAAGCACTGCAGCCTGAGTTCAAGGTTTACCAGCAACAAGTGGTGAAAAACGCCCAGGCCATGGCCGGTGTGTTCATCGAGCGCGGTTTCGACGTGGTTTCCGGCGGTACTGAAAACCACCTGTTCCTGCTGTCGCTGATCAAGCAGGAAATCTCCGGTAAAGACGCCGACGCCGCTCTGGGCAAAGCGTTCATCACCGTGAACAAGAACTCCGTGCCAAACGACCCACGTTCCCCGTTCGTCACCTCCGGCCTGCGCTTCGGTACTCCGGCTGTGACCACTCGCGGCTTCAAAGAGGCTGAGTGCAAAGAGCTGGCTGGCTGGATCTGCGACATCCTGGCTGACCTGAACAACGAAGCGGTGATCGACGCCGTTCGTGAGAAAGTCAAAGCCATCTGCAAGAAACTGCCGGTATACGGCGCTTAATTGCGACGTTAAAACCGCAGCATGAAAAACCGGCCAGTGATGGCCGGTTTTTTTTCGTTCACAAAAAAGTTTTGAACCACGAATGGCTCAAGGTCGGGGCCTTGCGCCCAACTGGTCAGACCGGTCATGCCAATTCGTCATTTTTCACTTGCGATCCCCAAAAAACAGCGCCTAGACTGCACCCGCACTGGACATACCGGTAAGACCACAATAATTAAGTCCTGAATCTGATACGCCCCGCGTACGGCAGTCAGGACACCGACCAGGATTCCTCCCATGCTCAGATGGTGCTCGCGTTCAATCTTCCTCCAAGTGGTTCTCGGACTGGTGCTCGGCATCGTCTGCGGGCTGACCCTTCCTGAATACTCGGCCCAGCTCAAACCGCTCGGCGACGGTTTCATCAAACTGATCAAGATGCTCATCGGCCTGATCGTGTTCTGCGTGGTGGTCAGCGGCATCAGCGGTGCCGGCGATCTGAAGAAGGTCGGGCGCATCGGCCTCAAGTCGGTGATCTACTTCGAAGTGCTGACCACCATCGCGCTGGTGATCGGTCTGGTGTTCGCGTTCAGCACCGGGATCGGCAGCGGCGCCAACATCCATCTGGAGCAGCTGTCCGCCGCCGACATGGGCGACATCGCCGAGCGCGGCCAGCACATGCACACCACCACTCAGTTCCTGATGGATCTGATTCCAACGTCGGTACTCGGCGCCTTTGCTGACAACAACATTCTGCAAGTACTGTTGTTCTCGGTGCTGTTCGGCAGCGCGTTGAACCTGGTGGGAGAAGCGGCTTCCGGGATCTCGCGGCTGATCAACGAACTGAGCCATGTGATCTTCCGGATCATGGGCATGATCGTGCGTCTGGCGCCGATCGGCGTGTTCGGCGCCATCGCCTTCACCACCAGCAAATATGGCCTGGATTCGCTGCAACACCTGGGCAGCCTGGTCGGCTTGTTCTACCTGACCTGCATCGCCTTCGTCAGCGTGATTCTCGGTCTGGTGATGCGTGTCTCCGGCCTGCGTATGTGGCCGTTGCTCAAGTACCTGCGTGAAGAATTGCTGATCGTCATGGGCACAGCGTCCTCCGATGCCGTGCTGCCGCAGATCATGCGCAAGCTGGAACATCTGGGCATCGGCA
The sequence above is a segment of the Pseudomonas sp. HS6 genome. Coding sequences within it:
- a CDS encoding EAL domain-containing protein; the encoded protein is MSNVTPPTSVSSTPPAPGSSLRGTLKGALATLVLLLLALLFWQLLDQLRETQKNQRQYTIDYTADLASQVSLNMSLNAQIALNLLPIVEQPQSTDEQQALLRKLQQSLPDLRSLALLSPSGKILSDSATDSKDADYLSDLVRRSHAQAHYFSNDDDGSVVHLLLHQASGSTRGYWALRLTPTFFASLTKQGDSGIRPLWLVENRINHQIISRDEALPTTKTNTLTPDDLANSVLTVPLSSSDWQLRGLFDRQHVLEELLPAFIGKCLLGLAFSLLPFIALLNMRRRQRQVHEGRRRYQDIFEGTGVALCVLDLSGLKQVFEKAQIQTSDQLKAWLDQPHQRQQLLQELRVTEVNQVALQLLNVNSCNHAWQLLIDGHPHSQCAIGNQVLDAVLQQQKQLELEIKLPDINGRDQHLWLVLRLPQEQHDYKAVILSINDITSRKLIELSLLEREGFWSDVVRTVPDHLYVQDVISQRMIFSNHHLGQTLGYNRTELHQMGEYFWEILLHPEDADYYHRSRQMQRHAGYSQLLQCQLRFRHRDGKWRRFDIREQALARDKHDQVTRIIGVAKDITEQIEASESLRDSEQRYRMLAESISDVIFSTDSKLSLNYVSPSVQAVLGYDAEWIFQNGWQSTIANPQQLSGIYHLMDRVSKALDKPEQLAVLRSQVQTQMFLFDCLRADGRKIPIELRLVLVWDEHGAFEGVLGVGRDISQQRRAEKDLRMAATVFEHSTSAILITDPAGYIVQANEAFSRVSGYAVSEVLDQLPNMLTVDEQQDAHLRYVLKQLHQHSTWEGEVWLKRRNGEHYPAWVGITAVLDDEGDLASYVCFFSDISERKASEQRIHRLAYYDALTHLPNRTLFQDRLHTALQSADRQKSWVVLMFLDLDRFKPINDSLGHAAGDRMLKDMATRLLACVDDDDTVARMGGDEFTLLLQHRSSREMALNRAIHVAEQILGSLVRPFVLEGREFFVTASIGIALSPQDGNELSQLMKNADTAMYHAKERGKNNFQFYQADMNASALERLELESDLRHALEQNEFVLYYQPQFSGDGKRLTGAEALLRWRHPRRGLVPPGDFIPVLEELGLVVDVGDWVISEACRQLKTWHQSRVRVPKVSVNISARQFSDGQLGTRIATILKETGLPPACLELELTESILMREVSEAMQILAGLKNLGLSIAVDDFGTGYSSLNYLKQFPIDVLKIDRTFVDGLPSGEQDAQIARAIIAMAHSLNLAVIAEGVETHEQLDFLREHGCDEVQGYLFGRPMPATRFEAQFSNDALFMFD
- the glyA gene encoding serine hydroxymethyltransferase — its product is MFSRDLTIAKYDADLFAAMEQEAQRQEEHIELIASENYTSPAVMEAQGSVLTNKYAEGYPGKRYYGGCEYVDVVEQLAIDRAKELFGADYANVQPHAGSQANAAVYLALLSAGDTILGMSLAHGGHLTHGASVSSSGKLYNAIQYGIDANGLIDYDEVERLAVEHKPKMIVAGFSAYSQILDFPRFREIADKVGAYLFVDMAHVAGLVAAGVYPNPVPFADVVTTTTHKTLRGPRGGLILARANADIEKKLNSAVFPGAQGGPLEHVIAAKAICFKEALQPEFKVYQQQVVKNAQAMAGVFIERGFDVVSGGTENHLFLLSLIKQEISGKDADAALGKAFITVNKNSVPNDPRSPFVTSGLRFGTPAVTTRGFKEAECKELAGWICDILADLNNEAVIDAVREKVKAICKKLPVYGA
- a CDS encoding C4-dicarboxylate transporter DctA; this encodes MLRWCSRSIFLQVVLGLVLGIVCGLTLPEYSAQLKPLGDGFIKLIKMLIGLIVFCVVVSGISGAGDLKKVGRIGLKSVIYFEVLTTIALVIGLVFAFSTGIGSGANIHLEQLSAADMGDIAERGQHMHTTTQFLMDLIPTSVLGAFADNNILQVLLFSVLFGSALNLVGEAASGISRLINELSHVIFRIMGMIVRLAPIGVFGAIAFTTSKYGLDSLQHLGSLVGLFYLTCIAFVSVILGLVMRVSGLRMWPLLKYLREELLIVMGTASSDAVLPQIMRKLEHLGIGSSTVGLVIPTGYSFNLDGFSIYLTLAIVFIANATGTPLAMTDLLTILLVSLITSKGAHGIPGSALVILAATLTAIPAIPVVGLVLVLAVDWFMGIGRALTNLIGNCVATVAIARWEKDIDVQRANKVLNGEQGYNFQPRKTVAQAAAKEF